From the genome of Papaver somniferum cultivar HN1 chromosome 2, ASM357369v1, whole genome shotgun sequence, one region includes:
- the LOC113348460 gene encoding protein FAR1-RELATED SEQUENCE 9-like isoform X1: MEQNTVQQIEEDEWDTDGFVIPSLSVGESDLSKPDGPEVKDDKVSSSKATEEDEKIYLASQETQPSQVNQPELILSSGYKQWIKQRLKEAEMDAPNDGTFYKPFVGMEFDSLDESYFYYNEYARAVGFSIRRAKNRRSNIDGALIFQRFCCSKEGHRRKRRDNDDEEPKKMKDGVLVKVRRRNVRSIRVGCSAKLDVKRVTDGKWVVRKFDEEHNHECANSGEKHMLRSQRRIQSIQVDMSMSDCKIKKPEKGDVRALLNYFREMQTESPSFFYAIQGGKDDRMLNFFWADTRSRMDYGYFGDVVYFRSNYGINKYGRAFSPILGINHHLQTVLFGCAILLNENEESLTWLLETFLKAMSGRRPVAIVIDGDAAMMKAIEQVLPGTRQSLCLGEILVDASNHFSHLENMRDAFITDLKKCIYDTQWCDEFESSWVLLHEKYKLHENEWLDNLYKKRHMWAPVYSRHVFHANMMTIQCIESINSYFDGFVNEPLPLYEFLKQYDKALDHRRDEEISEDFQSLETRPVLKLDVPMEQQAADLYTRSVFKEFHKEFCESFSYIAEETARVGTNWTYAVSRWGQNRSCLVSFSSCNNDIRVNCDCQNFEFTGILCKHIFKVFTVRNIMLVPDVYIRKRWTKKAKVGVFLGEGCRKALEDCQKSQAFRFNDLCQLTFNLCAKSAISINAYQTAKSTMEMIIGELDKEAEEEVSITQPNIDHVSNLHYPIDAVNGIGSSDHLMGEDNQTLTSGNHVTMQNPQRVGDTRTGFWLRL, from the exons ATGGAGCAGAATACTGTTCAACAAATCGAAGAAGATGAGTGGG ATACAGACGGGTTTGTGATCCCAAGCTTGTCAGTTGGAGAATCTGATCTAAGTAAGCCAGATGGTCCAGAAGTGAAGGACGATAAGGTCTCTTCTTCAAAG GCTACTGAAGAAGACGAGAAGATCTACCTAGCGTCACAAGAGACACAACCTTCACAAGTGAATCAGCCAGAGCTGATCCTTTCCTCTGGCTATAAGCAGTGGATTAAGCAGAGACTTAAGGAAGCTGAAATGGATGCACCCAATGATGGGACATTCTATAAACCATTTGTCGGAATGGAATTTGACTCTCTTGATGAGTCATATTTTTACTACAATGAATATGCTAGGGCTGTTGGTTTCAGCATTCGAAGAGCCAAAAACCGTAGATCAAATATAGACGGAGCTCTTATATTTCAACGATTTTGTTGTTCTAAGGAAGGTCATCGCAGAAAGAGGCGTGATAATGATGACGAGGAACCAAAGAAAATGAAAGATGGTGTCTTAGTAAAGGTGAGAAGACGAAATGTAAGGTCTATAAGAGTGGGTTGCAGTGCCAAGTTGGATGTCAAAAGGGTTACTGATGGTAAATGGGTTGTGCGTAAATTTGACGAAGAACACAACCATGAATGTGCTAATTCAGGGGAAAAGCATATGCTGAGGTCTCAAAGACGCATTCAATCTATTCAAGTAGACATGAGCATGAGTGATTGTAAGATAAAGAAACCAGAAAAAGGAGATGTAAGGGCACTTCTAAATTACTTTAGGGAAATGCAAACCGAGAGTCCATCCTTCTTTTATGCCATACAAGGTGGTAAAGATGATCGAATGTTAAACTTCTTTTGGGCTGATACGAGATCAAGGATGGATTATGGGTACTTCGGTGATGTGGTTTATTTCAGGAGTAACTATGGGATCAACAAGTACGGACGGGCATTTTCACCGATTCTAGGTATAAATCATCACCTTCAGACAGTTTTATTTGGTTGTGCAATATTATTGAACGAGAATGAGGAGTCCTTAACATGGCTATTGGAGACATTTTTGAAAGCCATGTCTGGACGTCGTCCAGTTGCAATAGTTATTGATGGAGATGCAGCAATGATGAAAGCAATTGAGCAAGTTTTACCAGGTACCCGTCAGAGTTTATGTTTAGGGGAGATTCTCGTGGATGCTTCCAATCATTTTAGTCatttagaaaatatgagggaTGCATTTATTACAGATTTGAAGAAATGTATCTATGATACacaatggtgtgatgaatttgagTCAAGTTGGGTATTGTTACATGAAAAATACAAGCTTCATGAAAATGAGTGGCTGGATAATTTGTACAAGAAACGGCACATGTGGGCTCCAGTGTACTCGAGGCATGTTTTCCACGCAAATATGATGACGATTCAATGCATCGAGAGTATAAATTCTTACTTCGATGGATTCGTGAATGAGCCACTTCCTCTTTATGAGTTTCTCAAGCAGTATGACAAGGCGCTTGATCATAGACGGGATGAGGAAATATCCGAAGATTTTCAGTCTCTTGAAACACGGCCTGTTTTGAAGTTAGATGTTCCAATGGAACAACAAGCTGCTGATCTGTACACAAGATCAGTCTTTAAAGAGTTCCATAAGGAGTTTTGTGAGAGTTTTAGCTACATTGCTGAAGAAACAGCAAGGGTAGGAACAAATTGGACATATGCGGTGTCAAGGTGGGGTCAAAATAGGAGCTGCCTTGTTAGTTTCAGCTCTTGTAATAATGACATACGAGTGAATTGTGATTGTCAGAATTTTGAGTTCACGGGCATTCTTTGTAAGCATATTTTTAAAGTCTTCACTGTGCGGAATATTATGTTGGTTCCAGATGTCTACATCAGGAAAAGGTGGACAAAAAAGGCAAAAGTCGGGGTTTTCTTGGGTGAAGGATGTAGGAAAGCGCTAGAAGACTGTCAGAAATCTCAAGCCTTCCGCTTTAACGATCTTTGCCAACTCACTTTTAATCTTTGTGCTAAGTCTGCAATATCAATAAATGCTTACCAAACTGCGAAATCTACTATGGAGATGATAATTGGAGAGCTGGACAAAGAAGCCGAGGAAGAGGTGAGTATTACTCAACCTAACATAGATCACGTAAGTAATTTGCATTATCCCATTGATGCTGTTAATGGTATTGGAAGTTCCGATCACCTAATGGGTGAGGATAATCAGACATTGACTTCAGGTAACCATGTTACAATGCAAAATCCCCAAAGGGTTGGGGATACCAGAACTGGGTTCTGGTTACGTCTTTAA
- the LOC113348460 gene encoding protein FAR1-RELATED SEQUENCE 5-like isoform X2: MDAPNDGTFYKPFVGMEFDSLDESYFYYNEYARAVGFSIRRAKNRRSNIDGALIFQRFCCSKEGHRRKRRDNDDEEPKKMKDGVLVKVRRRNVRSIRVGCSAKLDVKRVTDGKWVVRKFDEEHNHECANSGEKHMLRSQRRIQSIQVDMSMSDCKIKKPEKGDVRALLNYFREMQTESPSFFYAIQGGKDDRMLNFFWADTRSRMDYGYFGDVVYFRSNYGINKYGRAFSPILGINHHLQTVLFGCAILLNENEESLTWLLETFLKAMSGRRPVAIVIDGDAAMMKAIEQVLPGTRQSLCLGEILVDASNHFSHLENMRDAFITDLKKCIYDTQWCDEFESSWVLLHEKYKLHENEWLDNLYKKRHMWAPVYSRHVFHANMMTIQCIESINSYFDGFVNEPLPLYEFLKQYDKALDHRRDEEISEDFQSLETRPVLKLDVPMEQQAADLYTRSVFKEFHKEFCESFSYIAEETARVGTNWTYAVSRWGQNRSCLVSFSSCNNDIRVNCDCQNFEFTGILCKHIFKVFTVRNIMLVPDVYIRKRWTKKAKVGVFLGEGCRKALEDCQKSQAFRFNDLCQLTFNLCAKSAISINAYQTAKSTMEMIIGELDKEAEEEVSITQPNIDHVSNLHYPIDAVNGIGSSDHLMGEDNQTLTSGNHVTMQNPQRVGDTRTGFWLRL; encoded by the coding sequence ATGGATGCACCCAATGATGGGACATTCTATAAACCATTTGTCGGAATGGAATTTGACTCTCTTGATGAGTCATATTTTTACTACAATGAATATGCTAGGGCTGTTGGTTTCAGCATTCGAAGAGCCAAAAACCGTAGATCAAATATAGACGGAGCTCTTATATTTCAACGATTTTGTTGTTCTAAGGAAGGTCATCGCAGAAAGAGGCGTGATAATGATGACGAGGAACCAAAGAAAATGAAAGATGGTGTCTTAGTAAAGGTGAGAAGACGAAATGTAAGGTCTATAAGAGTGGGTTGCAGTGCCAAGTTGGATGTCAAAAGGGTTACTGATGGTAAATGGGTTGTGCGTAAATTTGACGAAGAACACAACCATGAATGTGCTAATTCAGGGGAAAAGCATATGCTGAGGTCTCAAAGACGCATTCAATCTATTCAAGTAGACATGAGCATGAGTGATTGTAAGATAAAGAAACCAGAAAAAGGAGATGTAAGGGCACTTCTAAATTACTTTAGGGAAATGCAAACCGAGAGTCCATCCTTCTTTTATGCCATACAAGGTGGTAAAGATGATCGAATGTTAAACTTCTTTTGGGCTGATACGAGATCAAGGATGGATTATGGGTACTTCGGTGATGTGGTTTATTTCAGGAGTAACTATGGGATCAACAAGTACGGACGGGCATTTTCACCGATTCTAGGTATAAATCATCACCTTCAGACAGTTTTATTTGGTTGTGCAATATTATTGAACGAGAATGAGGAGTCCTTAACATGGCTATTGGAGACATTTTTGAAAGCCATGTCTGGACGTCGTCCAGTTGCAATAGTTATTGATGGAGATGCAGCAATGATGAAAGCAATTGAGCAAGTTTTACCAGGTACCCGTCAGAGTTTATGTTTAGGGGAGATTCTCGTGGATGCTTCCAATCATTTTAGTCatttagaaaatatgagggaTGCATTTATTACAGATTTGAAGAAATGTATCTATGATACacaatggtgtgatgaatttgagTCAAGTTGGGTATTGTTACATGAAAAATACAAGCTTCATGAAAATGAGTGGCTGGATAATTTGTACAAGAAACGGCACATGTGGGCTCCAGTGTACTCGAGGCATGTTTTCCACGCAAATATGATGACGATTCAATGCATCGAGAGTATAAATTCTTACTTCGATGGATTCGTGAATGAGCCACTTCCTCTTTATGAGTTTCTCAAGCAGTATGACAAGGCGCTTGATCATAGACGGGATGAGGAAATATCCGAAGATTTTCAGTCTCTTGAAACACGGCCTGTTTTGAAGTTAGATGTTCCAATGGAACAACAAGCTGCTGATCTGTACACAAGATCAGTCTTTAAAGAGTTCCATAAGGAGTTTTGTGAGAGTTTTAGCTACATTGCTGAAGAAACAGCAAGGGTAGGAACAAATTGGACATATGCGGTGTCAAGGTGGGGTCAAAATAGGAGCTGCCTTGTTAGTTTCAGCTCTTGTAATAATGACATACGAGTGAATTGTGATTGTCAGAATTTTGAGTTCACGGGCATTCTTTGTAAGCATATTTTTAAAGTCTTCACTGTGCGGAATATTATGTTGGTTCCAGATGTCTACATCAGGAAAAGGTGGACAAAAAAGGCAAAAGTCGGGGTTTTCTTGGGTGAAGGATGTAGGAAAGCGCTAGAAGACTGTCAGAAATCTCAAGCCTTCCGCTTTAACGATCTTTGCCAACTCACTTTTAATCTTTGTGCTAAGTCTGCAATATCAATAAATGCTTACCAAACTGCGAAATCTACTATGGAGATGATAATTGGAGAGCTGGACAAAGAAGCCGAGGAAGAGGTGAGTATTACTCAACCTAACATAGATCACGTAAGTAATTTGCATTATCCCATTGATGCTGTTAATGGTATTGGAAGTTCCGATCACCTAATGGGTGAGGATAATCAGACATTGACTTCAGGTAACCATGTTACAATGCAAAATCCCCAAAGGGTTGGGGATACCAGAACTGGGTTCTGGTTACGTCTTTAA
- the LOC113348462 gene encoding uncharacterized protein LOC113348462: protein MSSSSPLSRLVNLQRQFEQTKQSENGSSKGDVKISPEVFDALSNGRAVVALESTIISHGMPYPQNLQTATEVEAIVRENGAVPATIAILDGTPCIGLSNEQLERLASLGTKAQKTARRDIAHIVASGGNGATTVSATIFFASKVGIPVFVTGGIGGVHRHGEQTMDISSDLTELGRSPVAVISAGIKSILDIPRTLEYLETQGVTVASYKTHEFPAFFTETSGCQVPCRVDSPEDCARLIDANLKLGLGSGILIGVPIPKEHAASGRMIESAIQTPLKEARDKNVSGNAETPFLLAKVNELTKGASLASNSALVKNNALVGASMAAALSKLR from the exons ATGTCATCATCTTCACCCCTCTCAAGATTAGTTAATCTACAAAGGCAATTTGAACAAACAAAAcag AGTGAGAATGGTTCTAGTAAAGGGGATGTCAAGATATCACCAGAAGTGTTTGATGCTTTGTCAAATGGCCGTGCTGTTGTAGCTCTCGAATCCACTATAATTTCACATG GAATGCCTTACCCGCAAAACTTACAAACTGCAACGGAGGTGGAGGCAATTGTAAGGGAGAATGGAGCAGTTCCAGCCACAATTGCTATTTTAGACGGCACACCATGCATAG GTCTTAGCAATGAACAACTAGAGAGGCTTGCAAGTCTTGGCACTAAAGCTCAAAAGACAGCTCGTAGGGACATTGCACATATT GTGGCAAGTGGAGGAAATGGCGCAACAACTGTTTCAGCAACTATTTTCTTTGCGTCCAAG GTTGGGATCCCTGTTTTTGTGACCGGAGGAATTGGAGGGGTGCACAGACATGGTGAACAGA CTATGGATATATCTTCTGATCTGACTGAGCTTGGAAGGTCTCCGGTTGCAGTAATATCTGCCGGTATCAAATCAATATTAGATATTCCAAGAACTTTAGAATATTTG GAAACACAAGGTGTTACAGTTGCGTCTTATAAGACCCATGAGTTCCCAGCATTTTTTACAGAAACAAGTGGCTGCCAG GTGCCGTGTCGTGTAGATTCTCCCGAAGACTGCGCTCGGCTTATAG ATGCCAACCTGAAACTCGGACTTGGATCTGGCATCCTAATTGGTGTTCCAATACCGAAAGAACATGCTGCTTCAGGAAGAATGATAGAATCTGCAATACAAACTCCCCTAAAAGAAGCAAG GGACAAAAATGTGTCTGGAAATGCTGAAACACCTTTTTTGCTCGCAAAAGTGAACGAACTAACTAAAGGTGCCTCACTGGCATCAA ATAGTGCACTTGTGAAGAACAATGCACTCGTTGGTGCAAGCATGGCAGCTGCTCTTTCCAAACTCAGATGA